Proteins from one Hoplias malabaricus isolate fHopMal1 chromosome 2, fHopMal1.hap1, whole genome shotgun sequence genomic window:
- the pmchl gene encoding pro-melanin-concentrating hormone, like produces the protein MKLSIFAIFFTIAFLSRCHLRSVALPMINAEELDLEPETLGEGLVENALSSGPVGSRIIVVGDSNLLRSLKALDRSIPQLSLAERILTPERRDISQDLSPNSIIRRDTMRCMVGRVYRPCWEV, from the coding sequence ATGAAGCTCTCCATCTTTGCCATATTTTTCACCATCGCCTTTTTGTCTCGGTGCCACCTAAGATCTGTGGCACTGCCAATGATCAACGCAGAGGAGCTGGACCTTGAGCCAGAGACTCTTGGAGAAGGACTGGTGGAGAATGCCCTGAGTTCTGGGCCTGTTGGCTCCAGGATCATCGTGGTGGGAGACTCCAACCTGCTGAGAAGCCTGAAGGCTCTGGACAGGAGCATCCCACAACTGAGCCTAGCTGAAAGAATCCTGACCCCCGAGCGCAGAGACATCAGCCAGGATCTCAGCCCCAACTCCATCATCAGAAGAGACACCATGAGGTGCATGGTGGGAAGAGTGTACAGGCCATGCTGGGAGGTGTAG